One part of the Granulicella arctica genome encodes these proteins:
- the alr gene encoding alanine racemase, whose protein sequence is MTSWIEVSEQRLTENFRVAQEILARETASSTALLAVIKANAYGHGAGLCAPVLARAGAEWLGVTDAAEGATVRTAMEVAGIAKAQQPRILVMSGHLPVDVPVIVQHSLTPVVWRQQQMAALAEAAGAEPCAVHLEIDSGMSRQGVALGGLRELLRWLANEPRIRLDGVMTHFASAEVAGSEQTLAQRKQFEAAVQLVAEAGLRPTWIHAGNTSMIDNGADGDILAWLHGLAASVGARAMVREGLGLYGYALPLEGLAVVAERAARLRAVVRPVMTWKTRVIGISEVEAGARVGYNGTFTAEKTMRLALLPVGYADGLRRELGCSTWNRGGWVMFHVERAPIVGRVSMNLTTVDVTEIEGVAVGDEVVLLGEGSTAEDHAALAGTISYEILCGMRAPVVLV, encoded by the coding sequence GTGACAAGTTGGATTGAGGTATCGGAGCAGCGGCTGACGGAGAACTTCCGCGTCGCACAAGAGATTCTGGCGCGGGAGACGGCGTCGTCAACGGCGTTGCTGGCAGTCATCAAGGCAAACGCCTACGGGCATGGAGCAGGTCTCTGCGCCCCGGTGCTGGCGCGGGCAGGAGCCGAGTGGCTCGGTGTTACCGACGCAGCGGAGGGCGCGACGGTTCGTACGGCGATGGAGGTTGCGGGCATCGCAAAAGCCCAGCAGCCACGCATTCTGGTGATGAGCGGGCATCTGCCTGTGGATGTACCGGTGATCGTGCAGCACAGCCTGACGCCGGTGGTGTGGCGGCAACAGCAGATGGCCGCACTCGCAGAGGCTGCCGGCGCGGAGCCCTGCGCGGTGCACCTCGAGATCGACTCCGGCATGTCGCGGCAGGGCGTGGCGCTTGGCGGATTGCGCGAGCTGCTGCGATGGCTCGCGAACGAGCCGCGAATTCGTCTCGACGGCGTGATGACGCACTTCGCCTCCGCCGAGGTAGCCGGATCGGAGCAGACGCTCGCGCAGCGCAAGCAGTTTGAGGCGGCCGTGCAACTGGTCGCCGAGGCAGGGCTTCGGCCCACGTGGATTCATGCGGGAAACACCTCGATGATCGACAATGGCGCCGATGGAGACATCCTGGCTTGGCTCCACGGACTAGCGGCGAGTGTTGGCGCACGGGCGATGGTGCGCGAGGGGCTCGGCCTCTACGGCTACGCTCTGCCGCTGGAAGGGTTGGCGGTGGTCGCTGAACGGGCCGCGCGGCTGCGGGCAGTGGTTCGCCCGGTGATGACGTGGAAGACGCGGGTTATTGGTATCAGCGAGGTCGAGGCCGGGGCGCGGGTGGGTTACAACGGGACGTTTACGGCGGAGAAGACGATGCGGCTGGCGCTGCTGCCGGTCGGGTATGCCGATGGGCTGCGCCGGGAGCTTGGATGTTCCACGTGGAACAGGGGCGGCTGGGTGATGTTCCACGTGGAACGTGCTCCGATTGTGGGACGGGTGTCGATGAACCTGACGACAGTCGATGTGACGGAGATTGAAGGCGTTGCTGTCGGTGATGAGGTGGTGCTGCTGGGCGAAGGGAGCACGGCGGAGGATCATGCGGCGCTGGCGGGGACGATCTCGTATGAGATTTTGTGCGGAATGCGGGCTCCGGTGGTGCTGGTGTGA
- a CDS encoding Gfo/Idh/MocA family oxidoreductase: MADGTALRVAVVGAGAFGRNHLRVYRQLQEAGEPVELVAVVDRDEAVVAAASAQYGIPGFSSVDELICANIGLDAASVCVPTVHHRAAAEPLLAAGVDVLIEKPLAANLADADAILALAREHGRIVQAGHLERFNPAVTAVRGLLHRPMFFESHRLSIFTPRSLDVDVVLDLMIHDLDIVLSLVDSPVREVRAVGLPVLSRKVDIANVRVEFENGCVANFTASRVSTERVRKLRFFQPHQYLSLDFARQDLLMIDVTAAAGMTAEQLAALEQMAKQHPTEGLSLRKVPVVEGEPLRLEIASFLHAVRTRTRPVVSGEDGRAALALALEINEAIAVHTARTGL; this comes from the coding sequence GTGGCGGACGGAACGGCTCTGCGGGTTGCGGTCGTCGGGGCGGGAGCCTTCGGGCGCAACCATCTTCGTGTCTATCGACAGCTTCAGGAGGCCGGTGAGCCGGTTGAGCTGGTGGCGGTCGTGGACCGGGATGAGGCGGTGGTTGCGGCTGCCTCGGCGCAGTACGGAATTCCTGGGTTTTCTTCGGTTGACGAGCTAATTTGTGCGAATATCGGACTGGATGCTGCTTCGGTTTGCGTGCCTACGGTGCATCATCGGGCGGCGGCGGAGCCTTTGCTGGCTGCCGGTGTCGATGTGCTGATCGAGAAGCCGCTGGCGGCGAATCTGGCCGATGCGGATGCGATTCTGGCGTTGGCTCGGGAGCATGGCCGGATCGTACAGGCGGGGCATCTGGAGCGGTTCAACCCGGCGGTGACGGCGGTGCGGGGGCTGTTGCATCGGCCGATGTTCTTCGAGTCGCATCGGCTGAGCATCTTTACGCCGCGCTCGCTGGATGTGGATGTGGTGCTGGACCTGATGATCCACGATCTCGATATTGTGTTGAGTCTGGTGGATTCGCCGGTGCGTGAGGTGCGGGCAGTTGGCTTGCCGGTGCTCTCGCGCAAGGTGGATATCGCGAATGTGCGGGTGGAGTTCGAGAACGGCTGCGTGGCGAACTTTACGGCGAGCCGCGTGAGCACGGAGCGGGTGCGGAAGCTGCGGTTCTTCCAGCCGCATCAGTATCTGTCGCTGGATTTTGCGCGGCAGGATCTGCTGATGATCGATGTAACGGCTGCGGCGGGGATGACGGCCGAGCAGCTTGCGGCGCTGGAGCAGATGGCGAAGCAGCATCCTACGGAGGGGCTGTCGCTGCGTAAGGTTCCTGTGGTGGAGGGTGAGCCGCTGCGGCTGGAGATTGCATCGTTCTTGCATGCGGTGCGGACGCGGACGAGGCCGGTGGTTTCAGGCGAGGATGGGCGTGCTGCGCTGGCGCTGGCGCTCGAGATCAACGAGGCGATTGCGGTGCATACGGCTCGGACTGGGTTGTAG
- a CDS encoding pyridoxal phosphate-dependent decarboxylase family protein encodes MDELALLTEADERGRVYTASVRERRVYPDAAALTGLGAFDEPLPQKAQPEGEALRLLDEVGSPATTASNGPRYFGFVIGASLPAAAAAERMMLAWDQCASSFANSPVAATVELVAARWVLEILDLPRESAVGFGTSATACGLTCLAAARRSLLARLGWDFDGDGLIGAPEIRVVMSETAHITVKKALRVLGFGMNRVVIAPTDEHGRIDPDRLPLLDDRTILCLQAGEVNTGEFDPFDVLIPRAKAAGAWVHVDGAFGIWARASSAAELTKGVDGADSWTTDGHKWLNTPYDGAMAICRDAEALSLAMNSDAVYFTAAKDAQKNLTMEFSRRARGIPIWAALRTLGREGVAGMVDRHCAQARRIADGLRDAEYEVVNRVVLNQVLVRAGSDEETVAVLKAAQDSGEVWFGPTVWQGRPAFRISVSSWRTTEGDVDTLIALLQRLKKGLA; translated from the coding sequence ATGGACGAGCTTGCTCTTCTTACTGAGGCCGATGAACGTGGCAGAGTCTACACGGCATCGGTGCGTGAGCGGCGTGTCTATCCCGATGCGGCTGCGTTGACTGGGCTGGGTGCGTTTGATGAGCCGCTGCCACAGAAGGCTCAGCCGGAGGGAGAGGCGCTTCGGCTTCTGGATGAGGTGGGATCGCCGGCGACGACGGCATCCAATGGTCCTCGCTACTTTGGCTTTGTGATTGGTGCGTCGCTGCCGGCTGCGGCGGCTGCCGAACGAATGATGCTGGCGTGGGACCAGTGCGCGTCGTCGTTTGCCAACTCCCCGGTCGCTGCGACGGTGGAGCTGGTGGCTGCGCGGTGGGTTCTGGAGATTCTCGATCTGCCTCGGGAGAGCGCTGTTGGTTTTGGGACGAGCGCGACGGCCTGCGGGCTGACGTGCCTCGCTGCGGCACGACGCTCGCTGCTTGCGCGGCTGGGATGGGACTTCGATGGGGATGGATTAATCGGTGCTCCGGAGATCCGGGTCGTCATGTCGGAGACCGCGCACATCACGGTGAAGAAGGCGCTACGTGTGCTCGGTTTTGGTATGAATCGGGTGGTGATCGCGCCCACGGATGAGCATGGGCGGATCGATCCGGATCGGTTGCCGCTGTTGGATGACAGGACGATTCTTTGCTTGCAGGCTGGCGAGGTAAATACGGGAGAGTTCGATCCGTTTGATGTGCTCATTCCGCGTGCGAAGGCTGCCGGGGCATGGGTGCATGTCGATGGCGCCTTCGGGATATGGGCGCGGGCATCTTCTGCCGCAGAGCTGACGAAGGGTGTTGACGGCGCGGACAGTTGGACGACAGACGGGCACAAATGGCTCAACACGCCGTATGACGGGGCGATGGCGATCTGCCGCGATGCCGAGGCGCTGTCGCTTGCGATGAACAGCGACGCGGTGTACTTCACTGCCGCAAAAGACGCCCAGAAGAATCTGACGATGGAGTTTTCGAGACGTGCGCGTGGGATTCCGATCTGGGCGGCGCTCCGGACGCTTGGGAGGGAGGGCGTGGCCGGTATGGTCGATCGCCACTGTGCGCAGGCTCGTCGTATTGCCGATGGATTGCGGGATGCAGAGTATGAGGTCGTCAACCGGGTCGTGCTCAATCAGGTGCTGGTTCGGGCCGGGTCGGATGAGGAGACGGTTGCAGTCCTTAAAGCGGCGCAGGACTCGGGTGAGGTATGGTTCGGGCCTACGGTATGGCAGGGGCGTCCGGCTTTTCGTATCAGCGTGTCTTCGTGGCGGACTACGGAGGGGGATGTTGATACGTTGATTGCTTTATTGCAGAGGCTGAAGAAGGGGTTGGCGTAG